The Impatiens glandulifera chromosome 8, dImpGla2.1, whole genome shotgun sequence genome includes a window with the following:
- the LOC124912702 gene encoding putative F-box protein At5g15660 → MEKGVYLPDHLIHKILKDLPAKSVLRFRCVSKLWKSTVDDPRFIHAYRKHWVSRLGGPKQLVSTYLDDGRCTFSYLDETTAPNKLTHIQTLPTRVRPEDRKFGPHMVNDLICVGNIIWNPTTRDVLTLRQEVPHAKNYLGFDSHTNQFKVLSIYKICSPLRRGEPRCKIMTLGVDHFFRDVAGPLPDAFKASTNTCCVDGVIYINGDWNRSVLAFDVAKENHERRKKGDHTYKDILKFDGRSNEWVMRRFELPMDAYFGLFSEEEMVILGNAMALRLKPPHGRFAPLFWNGRWSDNVVHSIFSTSRFYFMDHMEYLFRINDSFQA, encoded by the exons ATGGAGAAAGGTGTTTATCTCCCTGATCATCTAATCCATAAAATTCTCAAGGACCTTCCTGCCAAAAGTGTATTGCGGTTCAGGTGCGTGTCCAAGCTTTGGAAGTCCACCGTCGATGATCCACGTTTCATTCACGCCTACAGGAAACACTGGGTTTCTCGTCTGGGTGGCCCAAAACAGCTCGTCTCAACTTATCTCGATGATGGCCGTTGCACCTTTTCCTACTTGGATGAAACCACGGCCCCCAATAAGTTAACTCACATTCAAACCCTGCCAACCAGGGTGAGGCCTGAGGATAGGAAGTTCGGGCCCCATATGGTTAACGACCTCATTTGTGTCGGCAACATCATATGGAACCCGACCACCAGAGATGTCTTGACTCTTCGCCAAGAAGTACCACATGCGAAGAACTACCTAGGTTTCGATTCTCATACCAATCAATTCAAAGTTCTCTCCATCTATAAGATATGTTCTCCTCTCCGACGTGGAGAACCGCGCTGCAAGATCATGACATTGGGCGTCGACCATTTCTTTAGAGACGTAGCCGGCCCTCTTCCCGATGCATTCAAGGCTTCAACTAATACGTGTTGCGTAGATGGTGTCATCTACATAAACGGGGATTGGAATCGATCGGTTCTAGCTTTTGACGTTGCAAaggaga ACCACGAAAGGCGCAAGAAGGGTGATCATACTTATAAAGACATTTTGAAATTTGATGGGCGAAGCAATGAATGGGTTATGAGGAGATTCGAGCTACCAATGGATGCATACTTTggtttgttttcagaagaagaAATGGTTATCCTAGGCAATGCCATGGCACTAAGATTGAAGCCCCCGCACGGACGTTTCGCACCTTTGTTTTGGAATGGACGGTGGAGTGACAATGTTGTCCATTCGATTTTTTCGACTTCTCGGTTTTATTTCATGGATCATATGGAATATTTGTTCAGGATAAATGATAGTTTTCAAGCATAA